The Maridesulfovibrio zosterae DSM 11974 genome contains a region encoding:
- a CDS encoding histidinol phosphate phosphatase domain-containing protein: protein MIDFHTHTVFSDGELIPAELARRARVAGYRALAMTDHADSSNIDIILKNIKRFAKKHGHYFDIDVFAGLELTHVPPGLIGEMVEQARESDAQIVLVHGETIVEPVAEGTNLAAIEARVDVLAHPGLISDIEVKLAAEYGVCLEITTRKGHSLTNGHVVALARKYGAKLVINNDAHAPGDLVDLDMRRKIALGAGMSVAEYGQAEENSRQLVQKLMKRS from the coding sequence ATGATTGATTTTCACACCCACACTGTTTTCAGTGATGGCGAGCTTATTCCAGCTGAATTGGCCCGACGGGCCAGAGTGGCAGGTTACCGAGCTCTGGCAATGACTGATCATGCTGATTCCAGCAATATTGATATAATACTTAAAAATATTAAGCGTTTTGCAAAGAAACATGGTCATTACTTTGATATTGATGTTTTTGCAGGTCTTGAACTGACTCACGTTCCTCCTGGATTAATAGGGGAAATGGTCGAGCAGGCCAGAGAATCCGATGCTCAGATTGTCCTTGTACATGGAGAAACCATAGTGGAACCTGTGGCGGAAGGAACAAACCTTGCTGCCATTGAGGCCAGAGTTGATGTCTTGGCTCATCCCGGTTTAATCAGCGATATTGAAGTCAAGCTTGCTGCCGAATATGGAGTATGTCTTGAGATTACAACCCGTAAAGGACACAGTCTGACTAATGGTCACGTTGTTGCTCTTGCGCGTAAGTACGGTGCAAAGTTGGTAATTAATAATGATGCACATGCTCCCGGTGATCTTGTAGACCTGGATATGCGTCGTAAGATCGCGTTAGGTGCGGGCATGAGCGTTGCTGAATATGGACAGGCAGAAGAAAATTCTCGTCAATTAGTGCAGAAATTGATGAAGCGTTCATAG
- a CDS encoding SIR2 family NAD-dependent protein deacylase — MDKYSSKISEAVKLISKARCSVVLTGAGMSVASGIPDFRSPGGLWSKYDSEKVASIRALHSDPLTVWKFLQEAAKMMNKAQPNDAHRALAELERNRYVQGIITQNIDGLHQRAGSLNVIEFHGNCSSFYCMECFVPFDASKIPDCELPVRCPECSGIIRPDLVFYGEQIPSDAYKNAFELADQSDVVIVAGTSGGVVPASLIPPRIQDAGGKIIEINRTPSAYSGMSDIFIEGSVESVLPKIAQSLCSKTV, encoded by the coding sequence ATGGACAAGTATAGTTCCAAGATATCAGAGGCTGTAAAGCTTATTTCCAAAGCCAGATGTTCAGTTGTCCTGACCGGGGCAGGTATGTCCGTTGCGAGCGGAATTCCTGATTTTCGAAGTCCCGGCGGACTCTGGTCTAAATATGATTCTGAAAAAGTAGCATCCATCAGGGCTTTGCACTCAGATCCGCTTACTGTGTGGAAATTTTTGCAGGAAGCCGCAAAAATGATGAATAAGGCTCAACCTAATGATGCGCATAGAGCTTTAGCTGAACTAGAACGTAATAGATATGTACAGGGTATTATCACTCAGAACATTGATGGATTGCATCAGCGTGCCGGTTCATTAAATGTTATTGAGTTTCACGGTAATTGCAGCAGTTTCTATTGCATGGAATGTTTTGTCCCTTTTGACGCATCTAAAATTCCGGATTGTGAACTACCTGTTCGGTGTCCTGAATGTTCTGGTATAATTAGACCTGATCTTGTTTTTTATGGTGAGCAGATTCCTTCTGATGCATACAAGAATGCTTTTGAACTCGCAGATCAATCGGATGTTGTTATTGTTGCCGGTACTTCCGGTGGTGTTGTGCCTGCCAGTTTAATTCCTCCGCGTATTCAGGATGCAGGTGGTAAGATTATTGAGATAAACAGGACGCCTTCAGCTTATTCAGGTATGAGTGATATTTTTATTGAAGGTTCTGTGGAGTCGGTTCTGCCAAAAATTGCGCAGAGCCTTTGCTCGAAGACAGTTTAA
- a CDS encoding MotA/TolQ/ExbB proton channel family protein produces MDFIPQGGIFAMLESATIVVKCVLCLLAAMSMWSWTIIFWKMISLGKARTRILKGNQIMEEADSLSSGLTAISRTSSSPLNRIGTAAVKEYRVLEKSAVSPSHKRRLIKDTLRRILRQKVSSEMKKLTSSLSFLATCANGAPFIGLFGTVWGIMNSFHAIGSAKSAALSAVAPGISEALIATAIGLAVAIPATIAYNFFLGVLNGIETEMVNFAGAFLNRVEREVSWVEPVSKGSAQTSMDHESSIQG; encoded by the coding sequence ATGGATTTTATACCTCAAGGCGGAATTTTCGCCATGCTCGAATCCGCTACAATTGTGGTAAAGTGTGTACTTTGCCTCCTTGCAGCTATGTCAATGTGGAGTTGGACAATAATTTTTTGGAAAATGATATCTTTAGGAAAGGCGAGAACACGTATTCTTAAAGGCAATCAGATAATGGAAGAGGCTGATTCTCTTTCTTCAGGACTTACTGCAATCAGCAGAACCAGTTCCTCACCCCTGAATCGCATCGGAACCGCTGCGGTGAAAGAGTACCGTGTCCTTGAAAAATCAGCTGTAAGTCCCAGTCATAAGCGCAGACTTATTAAAGACACGCTTCGCCGGATTCTCAGGCAGAAAGTAAGTTCTGAAATGAAGAAACTTACTTCTTCTTTGTCATTTCTGGCCACATGCGCAAACGGGGCTCCTTTCATAGGATTATTTGGTACTGTATGGGGAATTATGAATTCTTTTCATGCAATAGGCTCTGCAAAATCGGCAGCTCTGTCAGCGGTTGCTCCTGGTATTTCAGAAGCTCTTATTGCAACAGCTATAGGTCTTGCCGTAGCTATTCCTGCAACCATTGCCTATAACTTTTTTCTTGGAGTTCTGAACGGTATTGAGACTGAAATGGTTAACTTTGCTGGAGCGTTTCTTAATCGTGTAGAGCGCGAAGTTTCATGGGTAGAACCAGTCTCCAAAGGTTCTGCGCAGACTTCAATGGATCATGAATCATCCATACAGGGGTAG
- the tolR gene encoding protein TolR: protein MGISTNNKGMLAEINVTPFVDVMLVLLIIFMVTAPLMTQGVEVDLPQTRTVRSLPQDNEHLVLSISGNGDIYLDEYKVGFDELQSHLEKLVKKQNKMLFLRADKNVAYGEVVKVMGEIKAAGIDRLGMVAEPIDKKKK, encoded by the coding sequence ATGGGCATTTCTACAAATAACAAAGGGATGCTTGCTGAGATCAACGTTACACCATTTGTTGATGTTATGTTGGTGTTGCTCATCATTTTCATGGTGACCGCTCCGTTGATGACTCAAGGAGTTGAAGTGGACCTGCCGCAGACGAGGACTGTTCGTTCTCTGCCTCAAGATAATGAACATCTTGTACTTTCCATAAGTGGTAATGGAGATATTTATCTTGATGAGTATAAAGTCGGGTTTGATGAATTGCAGAGTCATCTTGAAAAATTGGTGAAGAAACAGAATAAAATGCTTTTTCTGAGAGCCGATAAAAATGTTGCCTATGGTGAGGTTGTGAAAGTCATGGGTGAAATTAAGGCGGCAGGAATTGACAGGCTTGGTATGGTTGCTGAGCCTATAGATAAAAAGAAAAAATAG
- a CDS encoding cell envelope integrity protein TolA — MKIIGLFISLLLHAGLVFLTLSWSVSPPVKISLDMPVYNVDLVSLASIPAAPVVKKSSPAKPKLSKPESVALPAAKPKVAPAAKPEAIKAPEPKAAPKPKAVPKVKKISPKKVKTTHSPKKKVDKSVKKEKPVTKKAEKKTPVKKVKPKKPEVSAEDAFAADMAALAKIVEKQEKAERQAVASDLADLARTAESTAVSGSADGESGASGLVQVYASIVKEEVRKNWRYPVFGQKQNLEAQVQIQLKSTGEISNIKLLKSSGNVDFDDSVMTALRDTEVLPKPPGTSIRTLVVNFNLHDFDQ; from the coding sequence ATGAAAATCATTGGTCTTTTCATCTCATTACTGCTTCATGCAGGACTTGTCTTTTTGACTTTATCATGGTCGGTTTCTCCTCCTGTGAAAATTTCATTAGATATGCCTGTATACAATGTTGATCTGGTCAGCCTTGCTTCTATCCCGGCTGCTCCAGTTGTTAAAAAATCATCTCCGGCTAAACCAAAGCTTTCTAAACCTGAATCTGTTGCTCTTCCAGCAGCAAAACCGAAAGTGGCTCCTGCAGCCAAGCCTGAAGCTATAAAAGCTCCAGAGCCTAAAGCAGCTCCAAAACCTAAAGCAGTACCTAAAGTGAAAAAGATTTCACCTAAAAAGGTAAAAACAACTCATTCTCCGAAAAAAAAAGTTGATAAATCTGTAAAGAAAGAAAAGCCTGTCACTAAGAAAGCGGAGAAAAAAACTCCTGTTAAAAAAGTAAAACCCAAGAAGCCTGAAGTTAGTGCTGAAGATGCCTTTGCTGCTGATATGGCTGCATTGGCAAAAATTGTTGAAAAGCAGGAGAAGGCAGAGAGACAAGCTGTTGCCAGTGATTTAGCTGATCTTGCTAGAACTGCAGAATCTACGGCTGTTTCAGGTTCTGCTGACGGTGAATCTGGGGCTTCAGGGCTTGTTCAGGTTTACGCTTCAATTGTAAAAGAAGAAGTCCGCAAAAATTGGCGTTATCCTGTGTTCGGTCAGAAACAAAACCTTGAAGCACAGGTGCAGATTCAGCTCAAGTCAACTGGGGAGATTAGTAATATCAAGTTGCTGAAATCATCTGGTAACGTTGATTTTGATGATTCCGTGATGACCGCATTACGAGATACAGAGGTTTTGCCTAAACCTCCTGGAACCTCCATCAGAACTCTCGTTGTAAACTTTAATCTGCATGACTTTGATCAGTAA
- a CDS encoding protein tolB — MKKIFDLKIMGVTLILFSVVMFSLFKAGNALAGDSLTIDIYGPGQRKVNVILLPPKTVPEGKYKDSKESNLPLPAESAMFAAEISKDLTFLPFLNIVPIADILGGDPSRGVRPGDIDVKPLRLSKVDLAITTGWEIRPNGEKNLLLRCIGTFNGRTILGKKYSMVTEEMLPRIADRFSSHLMRVLTGRDGFFESKIAFVRKVGKNKEIYTVSPQGRNLRQISALGGVNLSPNWSPDGNKLIFTRLGSRQHLLCVWDSATGRIDQKSLPGNTVIGPTFLPDGDIAATLTMNGNSDIFLISSKYKPKKALAKSWAIEVSPDFDRTGDKMVFTSARFGNPHIFMLDLKSGAVTRVTTEGKYNTNPTISPDGRYIAFSRQTPLGHRIFVHDMTSGRERQLTFGPGNDEDPAFGPDGYFLAFSSSRTGKYQIYMTTRHGDSAKLVPTGSGIAMAPAWGKAGKS; from the coding sequence ATGAAAAAAATATTTGATTTAAAAATAATGGGAGTGACACTGATTTTATTTTCAGTGGTCATGTTCAGTCTATTTAAAGCTGGAAATGCTCTGGCTGGTGATTCTCTCACAATAGATATTTACGGTCCGGGGCAACGTAAAGTTAATGTTATTTTACTTCCTCCTAAAACAGTTCCTGAAGGAAAGTATAAAGATTCAAAAGAAAGCAATTTACCACTTCCTGCTGAGTCTGCAATGTTTGCGGCTGAAATTTCCAAGGATCTTACTTTTCTGCCATTTCTGAATATTGTTCCCATAGCAGATATTCTTGGCGGAGATCCGTCGCGTGGAGTCCGTCCCGGTGATATTGACGTGAAGCCACTGAGGCTGTCCAAGGTGGATTTGGCAATAACAACTGGCTGGGAAATTCGCCCGAATGGTGAGAAAAATCTTCTGCTTCGTTGTATTGGAACTTTTAATGGACGCACTATTCTTGGCAAGAAATATTCCATGGTAACTGAAGAGATGCTTCCACGCATTGCTGATAGGTTCAGTTCCCACCTTATGCGTGTTTTAACCGGGCGCGATGGTTTCTTTGAGTCAAAAATAGCTTTTGTCCGTAAGGTTGGTAAGAATAAAGAGATATACACTGTCAGTCCACAAGGGCGTAATTTGCGGCAAATAAGTGCGTTAGGTGGCGTGAATTTAAGCCCTAACTGGTCGCCTGATGGGAATAAATTGATCTTTACCAGATTGGGATCCCGTCAGCATTTGCTGTGTGTGTGGGATAGTGCAACAGGTAGAATTGATCAAAAGAGTCTGCCGGGAAATACCGTCATCGGGCCTACTTTTCTACCTGACGGTGATATCGCTGCAACTCTTACCATGAACGGTAATTCAGACATTTTTCTGATAAGTAGTAAATACAAGCCTAAAAAAGCTCTTGCTAAGAGTTGGGCCATCGAAGTTTCACCTGATTTTGATCGTACCGGCGATAAGATGGTTTTTACTTCTGCACGGTTCGGTAATCCGCATATTTTTATGCTTGATTTGAAGAGTGGGGCAGTTACCCGTGTGACTACAGAAGGGAAATATAATACAAATCCTACTATCAGTCCTGATGGAAGGTATATAGCTTTTTCCCGTCAGACTCCGCTTGGGCATCGAATATTTGTTCATGACATGACTAGCGGAAGGGAGCGCCAGCTTACCTTCGGACCAGGGAATGATGAAGACCCTGCTTTTGGTCCTGACGGATATTTTTTAGCCTTTTCTTCGAGCAGAACAGGTAAATATCAGATCTATATGACAACAAGGCATGGAGATTCAGCAAAGCTTGTTCCAACTGGAAGTGGTATTGCCATGGCTCCTGCGTGGGGAAAGGCAGGAAAATCATAG
- the pal gene encoding peptidoglycan-associated lipoprotein Pal, with protein sequence MKARAIILCLAFVLLAGIGSGCSKKRVESSPASPAVEQRMTEQKDNEQLRLEEQARLEKEKALQEQALKEEQMAAAAKKEFNDAIVELGNMVHFDFDSFEIKEEYRPLLQAKAEVLKKYDNVTMVIEGYCDERGTEEYNLALGERRARAAYEFLILLGVAPERLSIVSFGEEDPIDQGHNETAWAQNRRAQFRLTY encoded by the coding sequence ATGAAAGCTAGAGCTATAATTTTGTGTTTGGCGTTTGTACTGTTGGCCGGAATAGGTTCCGGATGTTCTAAAAAGCGTGTTGAGTCTTCCCCTGCCAGCCCAGCTGTCGAGCAGAGAATGACTGAGCAAAAGGATAATGAGCAGTTACGGCTTGAAGAACAGGCTAGACTGGAAAAAGAAAAAGCTCTTCAGGAGCAGGCGCTTAAAGAAGAGCAGATGGCTGCGGCAGCAAAGAAAGAGTTTAATGATGCTATTGTTGAACTTGGCAATATGGTTCATTTTGATTTTGATTCATTCGAAATTAAAGAAGAGTATCGTCCATTGTTGCAGGCTAAAGCCGAAGTGCTTAAAAAATATGATAATGTTACCATGGTTATCGAAGGTTATTGTGATGAACGCGGTACTGAAGAATATAACCTTGCACTTGGTGAACGTCGCGCTCGCGCTGCGTATGAATTTCTTATCCTGCTCGGTGTTGCTCCAGAGAGGCTCAGTATTGTAAGTTTTGGTGAAGAAGATCCTATTGACCAGGGTCATAACGAAACTGCATGGGCACAGAATAGAAGAGCACAATTCAGACTAACTTATTAG
- a CDS encoding phosphatidylglycerophosphatase A family protein, translating to MKNLKINLTKIATLGPVGFLPKAPGTWGSAAAIITAPFLFFPLPIPLRFIVLGLLFYYGAMACSAAEIELGEKDPSSVVIDEVLGQWIVFLPFPGIVSWHVIAGFILFRIFDIFKPWPVRASETWLKSGYGVMIDDVFAGIYAMIGVELLRYLT from the coding sequence ATGAAAAATTTAAAGATAAACCTTACCAAGATTGCAACTCTTGGTCCTGTCGGTTTCCTGCCTAAGGCACCGGGAACATGGGGATCAGCAGCTGCAATTATAACTGCTCCATTCCTTTTTTTTCCACTCCCTATCCCTTTAAGATTCATTGTACTGGGCCTTTTGTTCTATTATGGTGCAATGGCCTGTTCTGCTGCTGAAATTGAGCTGGGAGAAAAAGACCCGAGTTCAGTCGTCATTGACGAAGTTCTCGGCCAATGGATTGTTTTTTTACCCTTCCCCGGAATAGTCTCCTGGCATGTTATCGCCGGATTCATCCTTTTTAGAATTTTCGATATTTTTAAGCCCTGGCCTGTAAGAGCATCTGAAACATGGCTAAAATCAGGCTATGGAGTCATGATAGATGATGTCTTCGCTGGAATTTATGCTATGATTGGAGTAGAATTACTCAGATATCTGACCTAA
- a CDS encoding phage regulatory CII family protein → MDLESITKVTQDIVLTGNKPAKEVAQTIGKPYSTLLREINPFDDNAKLGAGTLLDILKATNEVKPLEYIAQSIGYTLKPRTN, encoded by the coding sequence ATGGATCTTGAATCAATTACTAAAGTTACACAGGATATAGTTCTTACTGGAAACAAACCAGCAAAAGAAGTGGCTCAGACTATCGGAAAGCCATATTCAACTTTACTTAGAGAAATAAATCCATTTGATGATAATGCAAAACTTGGTGCAGGAACACTACTTGATATTCTAAAAGCCACTAATGAAGTAAAACCACTTGAGTATATTGCACAATCCATTGGCTATACTCTTAAGCCCAGAACAAATTAA
- a CDS encoding sensor domain-containing protein codes for MIENKSQSGLKKSSLINKNIPEILYRFFDSASHIAIIKDSDFKYLNINTLFLNLLKIDDQSKIIGKKDSEVLKPFASAEQIEAIEASDRKAANLPTGQYVVAEGSLLLPNNQNIIFYSKKFPIRDDSGNLLGIGILSSDITEFKSYEQKLQESSEKLAQWIKTQDKTIHESNVNLQFMQHVFDNTLDGIIITDKKGKALQINPAFTEITGYTLDDIRGENPRVLKSNYHEPDFYKKMWETIEQTGLWSGELWNRRKSGEIYPQRLCISAIYNSDGEITHYVGVNNDLSELKRKEDKIHFYAYHDVLTNLPNRKLFTDRLRRAIEKAKKNNTQIALLYMDLDDFKKVNDSKGYNVGDNLLKQISERLKSTLKDSDLLARLGSDEFAIALISCENMNSIISFAQKINETMQNPFIIDGSEIFINSSIGIAIFPEDTESPDQLILHADTAMHQVKGSRLDNFRFYTSQMKVMAQRKIDMESAIRKGLANGEFVPFYQAKVSCETGKIVGMEALARWVKADGKIVPPSEFITLAEELNLIHELDSSIIRQAVKDMTIWESAGHDNLIVSVNVSAKELEDPNFASTIFEILDTSNIAKEKLEIEITESLLMNDVEKNTHILDKLCSSGISCSIDDFGTGYSSLSYLKKLPIKTLKIDGSFVNDIMNDHNDLAIVCAIISMAKHMGLKVVAEGVEDLDQVELLTKEGCDLIQGYYYSKPIPKDEFLDFLNAE; via the coding sequence ATGATTGAAAATAAATCACAATCAGGATTAAAAAAATCCTCACTGATCAATAAAAACATCCCCGAAATTCTCTATCGCTTTTTTGATAGCGCCAGCCATATAGCAATAATCAAAGATTCTGATTTCAAGTATTTAAATATAAACACACTTTTTTTAAATCTTCTCAAAATAGACGATCAGTCTAAAATTATTGGCAAAAAAGACTCTGAAGTTCTTAAGCCTTTTGCCTCCGCAGAGCAGATTGAAGCAATCGAAGCTTCAGATCGAAAAGCAGCAAATCTTCCGACCGGACAGTATGTGGTTGCTGAGGGAAGTTTATTATTACCGAATAATCAAAATATTATATTTTACTCCAAAAAATTTCCTATTAGAGACGATTCTGGAAATCTACTTGGAATAGGTATTCTGAGTTCAGATATAACTGAATTTAAATCCTATGAACAGAAACTCCAAGAATCCAGTGAAAAACTTGCTCAGTGGATCAAGACACAAGATAAGACTATCCACGAATCAAACGTGAATCTGCAATTTATGCAGCACGTATTTGATAATACCCTTGATGGAATCATTATTACTGATAAAAAGGGAAAAGCGCTTCAGATAAACCCGGCTTTTACAGAAATAACAGGGTACACCTTAGACGATATAAGAGGTGAAAATCCGCGAGTTCTTAAATCCAATTACCATGAACCGGATTTTTATAAGAAAATGTGGGAGACAATTGAACAGACCGGATTATGGTCTGGAGAATTATGGAATAGACGCAAAAGTGGTGAGATATACCCACAAAGATTATGTATCAGTGCAATCTATAATTCTGACGGTGAGATTACTCACTATGTAGGTGTAAATAACGACCTGAGTGAACTCAAACGCAAAGAAGATAAAATTCACTTTTATGCCTATCATGATGTTTTAACAAACCTACCTAATCGGAAGCTGTTTACTGACAGATTGAGAAGAGCAATTGAAAAAGCTAAGAAAAATAACACTCAGATTGCCCTTCTCTACATGGATCTTGATGACTTTAAAAAGGTCAATGATTCTAAAGGATATAATGTTGGAGATAATCTCCTTAAACAAATCAGTGAACGTCTCAAATCCACACTGAAAGATTCAGACCTGCTTGCACGTTTAGGAAGTGATGAATTCGCAATAGCTCTTATCAGTTGCGAAAATATGAATAGTATTATCAGTTTCGCACAAAAAATTAATGAAACGATGCAAAATCCTTTTATAATTGATGGTAGCGAAATCTTCATTAACTCCAGCATTGGTATTGCCATTTTTCCTGAAGATACAGAATCCCCTGACCAGTTGATACTACATGCTGACACAGCCATGCATCAGGTAAAAGGAAGCAGGCTTGATAATTTCAGATTTTACACTTCCCAGATGAAAGTCATGGCCCAGCGTAAAATTGACATGGAATCGGCCATACGCAAAGGACTTGCCAACGGTGAATTTGTTCCGTTTTATCAGGCAAAAGTAAGCTGTGAAACAGGTAAAATCGTAGGAATGGAAGCATTAGCCCGATGGGTTAAGGCTGATGGAAAAATAGTTCCGCCATCAGAATTTATTACTCTTGCTGAAGAACTAAACCTGATTCACGAACTGGATAGCAGTATAATCAGGCAAGCGGTTAAAGATATGACGATCTGGGAATCTGCAGGTCATGATAATCTTATAGTCTCAGTCAACGTCTCAGCAAAAGAACTGGAAGACCCGAACTTTGCAAGCACAATTTTTGAGATATTAGACACAAGTAACATCGCTAAAGAAAAACTTGAAATTGAAATAACAGAATCTCTACTGATGAACGATGTAGAAAAAAATACACATATTCTCGATAAATTATGCTCGTCAGGAATTTCATGTTCAATTGATGACTTTGGTACTGGCTACTCTTCTTTAAGCTATTTAAAAAAACTGCCTATTAAAACATTAAAAATAGACGGATCTTTTGTAAATGACATCATGAATGACCACAATGATTTAGCTATTGTGTGTGCCATAATAAGTATGGCTAAGCACATGGGACTAAAGGTTGTTGCAGAGGGAGTTGAAGATCTGGATCAGGTCGAGCTCCTAACTAAAGAAGGATGCGATCTTATTCAAGGTTACTACTATAGCAAGCCTATTCCCAAAGATGAGTTTCTTGATTTTTTAAATGCTGAATAG
- a CDS encoding cyclase family protein → MEIIDLTHLITNDMPVYPGTEKPKSEDVFTIDNDGFLEHKLTLFSHTGTHIDAPAHMLKGARTLEQLDINQFCGSAFVLDCTHKKDRRICIDDMILFEAELSTNDFVILNTGWSQNWGKDKYFADYPGLTPEAASWLSDFNLKGIGVDTISIDLPEEKDFIIHKILLETGMIIIENLTNLHLLQTDDFIFSCLPIKFKNSDGSPVRAIAIKTPNL, encoded by the coding sequence ATGGAAATTATTGATCTCACGCACCTCATCACTAATGATATGCCTGTTTATCCGGGCACAGAAAAGCCAAAATCAGAAGATGTTTTTACCATTGATAACGATGGTTTCCTAGAACATAAGCTCACTTTATTTTCACATACAGGCACACATATTGATGCTCCGGCCCATATGCTTAAAGGGGCCCGTACTCTTGAACAACTGGATATTAATCAATTTTGTGGAAGTGCTTTTGTCCTTGACTGTACTCATAAAAAAGATAGAAGAATCTGCATTGACGATATGATTCTTTTTGAAGCTGAATTAAGCACAAATGATTTTGTAATCCTGAACACAGGATGGTCCCAAAATTGGGGAAAAGACAAATACTTTGCTGACTACCCAGGACTGACTCCGGAGGCTGCAAGCTGGCTTTCAGATTTCAACCTTAAAGGGATCGGGGTTGACACCATCTCTATTGATCTGCCGGAAGAAAAAGATTTCATAATACACAAAATACTTCTCGAAACTGGAATGATCATAATTGAAAATTTAACTAACCTGCATCTCCTCCAAACTGACGACTTTATATTCTCTTGCCTTCCTATAAAATTTAAAAATTCTGATGGTTCACCGGTACGTGCAATTGCTATAAAAACACCTAATTTATAG
- a CDS encoding alpha/beta hydrolase family protein produces the protein MRFFILASMLLMIISPSQSLAAQKLSNVGIHIFSATYSPTNSQIKGIIWYPTSAETHKRVFGPYKLEVAEDGMIEAGKHPLVVISHGSRGSHMGHRDTAIYLANRGYMVVSLLHPKNNFLDDSAGRTRDNWINRPQHVSTVLDWILKNTAYAHSIDDKRISIIGHSTGGYTALALVGGLPDMSGITAYCEDQNDATRFCGIYDSFDLKRQRVLSSTQRNKKDPLGYFRDTRIKAAVLMAPVGVLFRDKTSLLNVTVPVLIFRAEKDDILLYPCHADAIKRKLPLQSKCIVVKKAGHYSFLAPFPKDRKTIVGAPAEDPYGFDRIAFHKEMNEEIVKFLTDSLGH, from the coding sequence ATGCGTTTTTTTATTCTGGCATCAATGTTGTTAATGATCATATCTCCATCACAGTCATTAGCAGCACAAAAACTTTCAAATGTGGGTATCCACATTTTCTCTGCCACATACAGCCCCACCAATAGTCAAATCAAAGGAATTATCTGGTATCCCACTTCGGCTGAAACACACAAAAGGGTCTTTGGGCCTTATAAATTGGAAGTGGCAGAAGATGGAATGATTGAAGCAGGAAAACACCCACTGGTTGTGATCTCACACGGCTCTAGAGGCAGTCATATGGGACACCGTGACACTGCCATATATTTGGCTAACCGAGGGTATATGGTTGTTTCTCTGCTACACCCAAAAAACAACTTCTTAGATGATTCTGCGGGCAGAACTAGAGACAATTGGATCAATCGCCCGCAACATGTTTCAACGGTGCTGGATTGGATCTTGAAAAACACTGCATACGCACACTCAATCGACGATAAAAGAATTAGCATAATTGGCCATTCAACAGGAGGGTATACAGCATTAGCTCTGGTCGGAGGACTACCGGATATGAGCGGTATTACTGCTTATTGCGAAGATCAAAACGATGCGACCAGATTTTGCGGCATATATGATAGTTTCGACCTTAAACGACAGAGAGTGCTCTCTAGTACACAAAGAAACAAAAAAGATCCTTTGGGATATTTCAGGGATACGAGGATTAAAGCAGCCGTTTTGATGGCCCCTGTAGGCGTATTGTTTCGTGACAAAACATCATTGTTAAATGTTACGGTTCCAGTTTTGATATTTCGTGCTGAAAAAGACGACATTCTACTCTATCCATGTCATGCAGATGCAATTAAACGAAAGTTGCCTTTGCAATCGAAGTGTATCGTGGTCAAAAAGGCTGGACACTACTCTTTTCTCGCGCCATTTCCTAAGGACAGAAAAACAATTGTCGGTGCTCCTGCAGAAGACCCCTATGGATTTGATCGCATAGCATTTCATAAAGAGATGAATGAGGAAATTGTAAAATTTCTAACCGATTCTCTAGGGCATTAA
- a CDS encoding DUF2007 domain-containing protein has product MPKPVFTTIFRGTVIWEVRLLQQKLKSEGIEAFVDGENITAIRPHLSQVDGGVGLRVYTGDAERAVDILQSLQHKQTKDPICIGKCPECGSTKIMRIPWPQGIAILAALFIGIPYLFCSRRKCNDCGQIWWE; this is encoded by the coding sequence ATGCCTAAACCTGTCTTTACAACAATATTTAGAGGCACTGTTATCTGGGAAGTACGCCTGTTACAGCAGAAACTAAAATCTGAAGGGATTGAGGCTTTTGTAGATGGTGAAAATATAACTGCTATACGTCCGCACCTTTCGCAAGTTGATGGAGGAGTTGGACTTCGTGTATATACAGGAGATGCTGAACGAGCTGTTGATATACTGCAGTCTTTACAGCATAAACAAACGAAAGACCCAATATGCATAGGTAAATGCCCCGAATGTGGCAGCACTAAAATCATGCGTATACCCTGGCCTCAAGGGATTGCCATCTTAGCTGCCCTTTTCATTGGAATACCATATCTATTTTGTAGTCGCCGAAAATGTAACGATTGTGGCCAAATATGGTGGGAATAA